A part of Nostoc sp. KVJ3 genomic DNA contains:
- a CDS encoding tyrosine-type recombinase/integrase translates to MRTLTELVEEWLDVHHGKTRASYHNTIRKFLTFTCVDAIAEIQIRHVRDWLDFLQEADTTKVKHLNILKAFFSYVTSLEKPPISRSPIPKQFKLPKPKDTLVERILTPSDVDAMIAATTDRRNRLILKTLYLTGIRVSELCGLRWKDAISSRGGGGQINVYGKGGGLAESMFPRSYGWS, encoded by the coding sequence ATGAGAACGCTGACTGAGTTGGTTGAAGAGTGGTTGGACGTGCATCATGGTAAAACAAGGGCTTCGTATCACAATACCATTCGCAAGTTCTTAACTTTTACCTGTGTAGACGCGATCGCTGAGATTCAGATCCGTCATGTTCGGGATTGGTTAGATTTCCTGCAAGAGGCAGACACGACCAAGGTTAAGCATCTCAACATTCTCAAGGCGTTTTTTTCCTATGTGACCAGTTTGGAGAAACCGCCGATTTCTCGCAGTCCTATCCCCAAGCAGTTCAAGTTGCCCAAGCCGAAAGATACCTTGGTGGAGCGTATTCTTACACCGTCGGATGTGGATGCGATGATTGCAGCAACGACTGACAGGCGCAATCGGTTAATTTTAAAAACTCTGTATTTAACTGGGATTAGGGTGTCTGAGTTGTGCGGGTTACGTTGGAAAGATGCGATCTCCAGTCGCGGGGGCGGTGGGCAGATTAATGTTTATGGCAAGGGGGGCGGACTCGCCGAGTCCATGTTCCCCAGGAGCTATGGGTGGAGTTAA
- a CDS encoding tyrosine-type recombinase/integrase: MALRGEALKDAPVFASATGRPLAPSHIDRVVKRAAAAAELENAMNVSAHWFRHSHATHALDEGVPVHLVQATLGHTSLDTTSKYLHVSPDRSSGEVLVKRWSEPF; the protein is encoded by the coding sequence ATGGCACTGCGTGGTGAGGCGTTGAAAGATGCGCCTGTGTTTGCCAGTGCTACGGGTAGACCTCTGGCCCCTTCCCATATTGACCGAGTGGTAAAAAGGGCGGCGGCAGCAGCAGAATTAGAGAATGCCATGAATGTTTCAGCGCACTGGTTTAGGCACAGTCATGCTACCCACGCTTTGGATGAAGGTGTTCCAGTACATTTGGTTCAGGCTACTCTTGGGCATACAAGTTTGGATACCACGAGTAAATATCTGCACGTTAGCCCTGATAGGAGTTCTGGGGAGGTTTTAGTTAAGCGATGGTCTGAGCCATTTTAA
- a CDS encoding AAA family ATPase yields MTDWKIFQGNTTPHDDIDNLPSPPNWRKFGYSVGEKEFEFVNVDLQSSSSLETQERGSKFQISSNQPELVDLINAALYLRRPLLITGKPGTGKTSLAYAVAYELKLGSVLLWAINTRSTLQEGLYRYDAISRLQDAQIKVNKNPQQNSQNLQNKNDYQDIGYYIQLGPVGTALLPSKRPRVLLIDEVDKSDINLPNDLLNLFEEGKYEIPELTRLSKQIDKAEVRTDDGGNAVIKSGIVRCYEFPFIVLTSNGERDFPPAFLRRCLRINIKDPNETALTEIVKSHLGDEVLEKAKPLIEQFINKRNQGKGDLATDQLLNAVYLINQKLNFDETNKDNLIELLLKSLTSAE; encoded by the coding sequence ATGACAGACTGGAAAATTTTTCAAGGAAATACTACTCCCCACGACGATATTGATAACTTACCTTCTCCTCCTAATTGGCGTAAGTTTGGTTATTCAGTGGGAGAAAAAGAATTTGAGTTTGTTAATGTTGATCTTCAGAGTAGCAGCAGCTTAGAAACTCAAGAGCGCGGATCAAAGTTTCAAATTTCTTCTAATCAACCTGAGTTAGTTGATCTCATTAATGCGGCTCTTTATTTACGACGGCCTTTGTTAATTACGGGCAAACCAGGAACAGGTAAAACGTCTCTGGCTTATGCAGTTGCTTATGAACTAAAATTAGGCTCAGTCCTTCTTTGGGCTATTAATACCCGTTCAACTCTACAGGAAGGGCTTTATCGTTATGACGCAATTTCAAGATTACAAGATGCTCAAATTAAAGTTAACAAAAATCCACAACAGAATAGTCAAAATCTTCAGAATAAAAACGATTATCAAGATATTGGTTACTACATCCAACTGGGGCCTGTTGGTACAGCTTTATTGCCCTCTAAGCGTCCGCGTGTTCTCTTAATTGATGAGGTGGATAAAAGCGATATCAACCTACCTAATGACCTGCTGAATTTATTTGAAGAGGGAAAGTATGAAATTCCAGAATTAACTCGCCTATCTAAACAAATAGATAAAGCTGAAGTGCGTACTGATGATGGTGGTAATGCAGTTATTAAATCGGGTATTGTCCGTTGTTATGAATTTCCTTTTATTGTACTTACTAGCAACGGGGAACGTGATTTTCCGCCAGCTTTTTTAAGACGCTGTTTGCGGATAAATATAAAAGATCCTAACGAAACAGCCCTAACAGAAATTGTTAAATCTCATTTAGGAGATGAAGTTTTAGAAAAGGCGAAACCTCTGATTGAACAATTTATCAATAAACGGAATCAGGGAAAGGGCGATTTAGCTACTGATCAACTGCTTAATGCTGTCTATTTAATTAATCAGAAATTGAATTTTGATGAAACTAACAAAGATAATCTAATTGAACTATTGCTAAAATCCCTAACCAGTGCGGAGTAG
- a CDS encoding ATP-binding protein has translation MSKLDLREFFQASDPSRTLFVNNISDGKYYIDFSSVRGGDILGKLKQKITFFKPNEPTCTLFTGHIGCGKSTELLRLQAELEKSGFHVVYCESSEDLEMADVDIADVLLAIARRVSQSLDKITLESPNKFNELLQGAWKVLNSEVTREKLKVPVLGDVGLSAEKEKLSLSVGIGEITAKMKNDPMLREKLNQYLGPQKVKLLEAINQELLEPAIAKLKQQGKNGLVVIVDNLDRIDNRAKPWGRPQQEYLFVDQGEFLTKLNCHLIYTMPLSLKFSNDYGMLTQRFPEDPKVLPMVPVQWSDGSVHIQGMSLMQQMVLARAFPDMTPEERLNKVTEIFDSAASLERLCQMSGGHLRDVLRLLNTWIQEEMTLPLTRETLEQVIRSRRNEIMLPIYEDEWQLLRHVKERKKVSDDQGYQKLIRSRFVFEYRDGGESWFDVNPILAEARELQI, from the coding sequence ATATCGAAGCTTGATCTACGGGAATTTTTTCAGGCTAGCGATCCCAGCAGAACTCTGTTTGTCAACAATATCTCTGATGGCAAGTATTACATAGATTTTTCCTCAGTTCGAGGTGGTGATATTCTTGGCAAGCTGAAGCAGAAAATTACTTTTTTTAAACCCAATGAACCCACCTGTACCTTATTTACTGGGCATATTGGTTGTGGTAAATCGACAGAACTATTACGGTTACAGGCAGAACTGGAAAAATCAGGCTTCCATGTAGTCTATTGTGAGTCCAGTGAAGACCTGGAAATGGCTGATGTCGATATAGCTGATGTGCTGCTAGCGATCGCTCGTCGTGTGAGTCAAAGTCTGGATAAAATTACTCTGGAGTCACCTAACAAGTTTAATGAGTTGCTCCAAGGTGCTTGGAAGGTCTTAAACTCCGAGGTGACGCGGGAAAAACTTAAGGTTCCGGTGCTTGGTGATGTCGGTTTATCGGCAGAAAAAGAAAAACTTTCTCTGTCTGTGGGCATTGGTGAAATCACCGCGAAGATGAAAAATGACCCAATGCTGCGAGAAAAACTCAATCAGTACTTAGGACCGCAAAAAGTTAAGCTGTTAGAAGCGATTAATCAAGAATTATTGGAACCTGCGATCGCTAAACTCAAGCAGCAGGGTAAAAATGGTCTGGTGGTAATTGTCGATAATCTTGACCGCATAGATAATCGTGCCAAACCTTGGGGTCGTCCGCAGCAAGAATATTTATTTGTGGATCAGGGTGAGTTCTTGACCAAGCTGAATTGTCATCTCATCTACACCATGCCCTTGTCGTTGAAGTTTTCCAATGATTACGGAATGCTAACCCAGCGTTTCCCAGAAGATCCCAAGGTGTTACCAATGGTACCTGTGCAGTGGTCTGATGGCAGCGTTCATATACAGGGAATGTCACTCATGCAGCAGATGGTACTAGCAAGAGCTTTTCCTGACATGACACCAGAGGAGCGTTTAAATAAAGTTACCGAGATTTTTGATAGTGCTGCTAGCCTAGAGCGGTTATGTCAAATGAGCGGTGGTCATCTGCGGGATGTGCTGAGGCTGCTGAATACTTGGATTCAGGAAGAAATGACACTTCCCCTAACTCGTGAAACCTTAGAGCAAGTTATTCGTTCTCGGCGGAATGAAATCATGTTACCGATTTATGAAGATGAGTGGCAATTGTTACGTCACGTCAAAGAAAGGAAAAAGGTAAGTGATGACCAGGGATATCAAAAACTGATTCGCAGTCGGTTTGTGTTTGAATATCGGGATGGTGGCGAGTCTTGGTTTGATGTTAATCCTATTTTGGCAGAAGCGAGAGAATTACAAATATAG
- a CDS encoding caspase family protein, with translation MAFDSGYALVIGVGSYQNTPKLNVSLTVDDAQEVADVLQNSRYCGYLEQQVTLLHDADATRNNIEAAFDTLAKTLKESDTFFFFYSGHGEYGEDGYYLTTHETEIKDGKVLAGSGIHEKTLLEKIQAIKAKRVLLIFNACHSGEISPGSLGISEELPSQSLPNQTSEALIGTGEGRVIITACREAQKSYFVRNASMTIFAQALTDGLRGKNIINRRGYISIFDLYDYVFTKVKEEVAQRFGQFNLVQEPELTIHKGIGIMAVSLHRGKVPEGELTFEDRPPSLSGEVREVEPIDSQKALQQILSGEFKAAQDINLAGRDQYNLQGSQGAILNSSGNISQHFGNKTKINVSGDYAGRDMYKQKFMSSSTSETVISLESIYNQVKHRIGKAEQQGEDSLVEDLQPVELALKAAARAEKEGNLGRKVSKLSDAKQLLQNQVETYPELKNLLSLIKQVR, from the coding sequence ATGGCATTTGATAGCGGTTATGCGCTAGTGATCGGAGTTGGTTCATATCAGAATACGCCAAAACTGAATGTGTCTCTGACAGTTGACGATGCCCAAGAAGTCGCAGATGTACTACAAAATAGCCGCTATTGTGGCTATCTCGAACAACAGGTAACTCTGTTACATGATGCAGATGCAACCCGCAATAATATTGAGGCTGCCTTCGACACACTTGCTAAAACTCTTAAGGAGAGTGACACATTCTTCTTTTTCTACAGTGGTCATGGAGAATATGGTGAAGATGGCTATTACCTAACAACCCATGAAACAGAAATCAAAGATGGTAAGGTTTTAGCAGGTAGCGGCATACACGAAAAAACATTACTTGAAAAAATTCAAGCAATTAAAGCAAAGCGTGTTCTTTTAATATTTAATGCTTGTCATTCTGGCGAAATTTCTCCTGGTTCGCTCGGTATTTCAGAGGAACTACCTAGTCAAAGTCTGCCTAACCAAACTTCAGAAGCATTGATAGGAACAGGTGAAGGACGCGTAATTATTACCGCCTGTCGTGAAGCCCAAAAGTCCTACTTTGTGCGTAATGCCTCAATGACTATTTTTGCTCAAGCATTAACAGATGGACTGCGAGGCAAGAATATTATCAATCGGCGTGGGTATATCAGCATTTTTGACCTTTATGATTATGTTTTTACAAAAGTTAAGGAAGAAGTAGCGCAGCGTTTTGGTCAATTTAACCTAGTTCAAGAACCAGAACTGACCATCCACAAGGGCATTGGGATAATGGCTGTATCGCTGCATCGGGGTAAAGTTCCAGAGGGTGAACTTACCTTTGAAGATCGTCCACCATCTTTGAGTGGAGAAGTGCGTGAGGTAGAGCCAATTGATAGCCAAAAAGCATTACAGCAGATTTTAAGTGGAGAGTTTAAGGCAGCACAGGATATTAATTTAGCTGGACGTGATCAATACAACCTTCAAGGTTCACAAGGCGCAATATTGAATTCATCTGGTAATATTAGTCAGCACTTTGGCAACAAAACCAAGATCAATGTCAGTGGTGACTACGCTGGAAGAGATATGTATAAGCAAAAGTTTATGTCATCTTCTACTTCGGAAACAGTTATATCTTTAGAAAGTATTTATAATCAGGTCAAGCATAGGATTGGTAAAGCAGAACAACAGGGTGAGGATAGTTTAGTTGAGGATTTACAACCAGTAGAATTAGCATTAAAGGCAGCAGCTAGAGCAGAAAAAGAAGGCAATCTGGGTAGGAAAGTTTCTAAACTAAGCGATGCGAAGCAGTTACTTCAAAATCAAGTTGAAACTTATCCAGAGTTGAAAAACTTGCTGTCTTTAATAAAACAGGTGCGATAG
- a CDS encoding ParA family protein: MPVSTSDPPCRIIALFNQAGGVAKSTLTQNLGYHLARRKHRVLLIDLDPQASLTKFMGLVPSQLQKTVADAIIDEQPLPIHEGIHGMDLVPASRVLSGAEMQLVSAAMRELRLKEAIESVLNEYDFILIDCPPSLGLLSYIALVAATHVLVPVETHLKAFEGTDELLQTITHVKNKANRKIQIAGFVPTRYANQNSADKRALAAIQSQLSAWGRIFPPIPRATAFVDASEERAPLAVFDPKHPVVAILEEIAKALEAL; this comes from the coding sequence ATGCCAGTGTCAACTTCTGATCCTCCATGCCGCATTATCGCGCTGTTTAATCAGGCGGGTGGTGTCGCCAAATCGACACTGACCCAAAACCTGGGATACCACCTAGCACGACGAAAACATCGCGTTCTCCTGATTGACCTAGACCCCCAAGCGTCCTTGACCAAATTCATGGGGTTAGTGCCATCTCAGTTACAAAAAACCGTTGCTGATGCCATTATCGATGAGCAGCCCTTACCGATTCATGAGGGCATTCACGGCATGGACTTGGTTCCAGCAAGCCGAGTCTTAAGTGGAGCCGAAATGCAGTTAGTCAGTGCTGCGATGCGCGAGTTGCGCCTTAAGGAAGCCATTGAATCTGTTCTAAATGAATACGACTTCATTCTTATAGATTGTCCCCCCAGTTTAGGATTGCTTTCCTATATCGCCTTAGTCGCGGCCACACACGTACTCGTTCCCGTGGAAACCCATCTCAAAGCTTTCGAGGGAACCGACGAACTCTTACAAACTATCACCCACGTTAAAAATAAAGCCAACCGCAAAATCCAAATAGCAGGGTTTGTTCCTACGCGGTATGCCAACCAGAACTCAGCCGATAAACGCGCATTAGCAGCTATCCAATCTCAACTTTCAGCTTGGGGTCGTATTTTCCCACCCATCCCCAGAGCTACCGCTTTTGTCGATGCGTCAGAAGAACGTGCGCCCCTAGCAGTATTTGACCCGAAACATCCTGTAGTCGCTATTCTTGAAGAAATCGCCAAGGCTTTGGAGGCTTTATGA
- a CDS encoding ParB/RepB/Spo0J family partition protein → MIRRKQTDKPFGGQITTPPPAPWLSSPDAELPAATETTIKLSDIVLPQHQPRRYFDPQALKELVSSVKQHGILQPLLVRPLGGGKYELVAGERRYRAGQSAELEVAPVVVRELSDDQAFQLALIENLQREDLNPVEETEGILHLLAIRLHCDVEAVKSLLYRMKNAHSKGEQPSKSSLNESSKNVFTNSDNPQNEDNISDHLAEKNESSKNVFPNPDNPQTGDKVSDHLADETESSKNVSPNLDEEQSNTVQQVFESLGLMNWLSFITTRLPLLNLPEEILMALREGKLEYTKAQVLARVRNNEIRKKLLSEAIANDWSLSQIKEKITDWTDDEQTSSSKTTNQIPDRLQNITQRIKKRQLWKEPRKQKQLVNLLNKLEALLGDE, encoded by the coding sequence ATGATCCGACGCAAACAAACAGACAAACCCTTTGGGGGTCAAATTACAACTCCACCCCCTGCACCTTGGTTATCCTCCCCAGATGCCGAGTTGCCAGCCGCAACTGAAACTACTATCAAACTTTCAGATATAGTTCTGCCTCAACACCAGCCCAGACGATACTTTGACCCACAAGCATTAAAAGAATTAGTCTCGTCAGTCAAGCAGCATGGCATCCTCCAACCTCTGTTGGTGCGTCCACTAGGTGGAGGGAAATATGAATTAGTAGCAGGAGAACGACGTTATCGGGCAGGGCAGTCAGCAGAACTTGAAGTCGCGCCTGTGGTTGTGCGTGAGCTATCAGATGACCAAGCGTTTCAGTTGGCTTTGATTGAAAACCTGCAACGAGAAGACCTTAACCCTGTTGAAGAAACTGAAGGGATATTGCATCTGTTGGCAATCCGGCTGCATTGTGATGTAGAAGCCGTCAAATCCTTGCTGTATCGAATGAAGAATGCTCACAGCAAAGGGGAGCAGCCGTCAAAATCCTCATTAAATGAATCTAGTAAAAACGTTTTTACTAACTCAGATAATCCACAAAATGAGGACAACATTTCTGACCATTTAGCCGAGAAAAATGAATCTAGTAAAAACGTTTTTCCTAACCCCGATAATCCACAAACTGGGGACAAGGTTTCTGACCATTTAGCCGATGAAACTGAATCTAGTAAAAACGTTTCTCCTAACCTAGATGAAGAACAATCAAACACGGTACAACAGGTGTTTGAGAGTTTGGGACTCATGAATTGGCTATCGTTCATTACCACACGCTTACCTTTGCTCAATCTGCCTGAAGAAATTTTAATGGCACTGAGAGAAGGCAAGCTGGAATACACCAAAGCACAAGTCTTGGCGCGGGTAAGAAATAATGAAATCCGAAAAAAACTTTTATCCGAAGCGATCGCTAACGATTGGTCTTTAAGCCAAATCAAAGAAAAAATCACAGATTGGACTGATGATGAACAAACATCCTCATCTAAAACAACTAACCAAATACCAGACCGCCTCCAAAATATCACCCAGCGCATTAAAAAGCGTCAGTTATGGAAAGAACCTAGAAAACAAAAGCAGCTAGTAAACCTTTTAAACAAGCTCGAAGCCTTACTAGGGGATGAGTGA
- a CDS encoding DEAD/DEAH box helicase → MAEDSQIRELLKAWLDYIHVENLSNAKVEADDSEQPNIWDSLVNLVGDKLLIDESLFKKLKQPFKSAKNFEQTKLPSIAVAFPQLYIVESNRRQFRPLFTINVSTIFEGNYRSSGWNLTEYEFQPVIPNLMQWYGLEEEAAESLVTREGLKVFLETTFNRPFKTLQDFMGLIEIPPFPVRSKLLPYLLDFDYAAFNYNLKKDFQKISDQNYFQWSRPGHPAYEYLFGQPKAPQHEVLFLGAFPNSQADDYQALALKHSKDQPVTAVIGPPGNGKTTLLLHKIAQQVVGRAVELATTGSDRSNLTMVTSTNKFAVNNVEKILASNLTSDRFYLSGGSRDLVESQVLPSLQAALDWLAKETFKLDEWESAKQQLLAGVQQIESHLKQDEHDLQQKSADEELLESLCRDIQLLDEAIKTSAFKSSSPLEFDRDYNKFPLEAYQQIGQYIDSARRSLPSEDYRQNKSRNDFWFVKLLRTIKRFWHSITKTSPHHILKRLHKQIEMPVLATLATPFQFQIPLTTESLIAAQQSIDQLIAEALNWQQQQNGIDSTQQQLESRKQQLKDLITRRSQIENRLATYPPKDFYSRFYTELHSLQVELFEWSWQFQQQEARRRKDEVIASIRTYIALLNGEWDAYRQLSHNWRNIYRDISLLFPVFLSTLHSIRNLLPYPDSGCIDQVIVDEAGQIPPHQVFPVLVRCNRALIVGDPLQLEPVVNLSDQKKEEYRSKSFLEQGLTDVDYDRYSPTASTAYHRAAGASGQPGDIGNGIILKYHYRCVPVIADFCDRLCNYGMIIKTEPKASRLGTNLIACDVEGKLENNVNWAEVDAVEALIEELLAAGYCLNPTDSDNTIGVISPYRRQVDALTQRLKSRWSDFSPKSVGTVHTFQGGQKSVIIFSTRQCQSTDSLWFINRRPNLLNVAVSRARELFILVGNLGRISEGGYTRELVEYIKQFGVCDYDSRSVNGQR, encoded by the coding sequence ATGGCGGAAGATTCACAGATTAGAGAATTACTCAAAGCTTGGTTAGATTACATCCATGTTGAAAATTTGAGTAATGCCAAAGTAGAAGCTGACGATTCAGAACAACCGAACATCTGGGACTCTCTCGTAAATCTGGTAGGCGATAAATTATTAATAGACGAGTCTTTATTTAAAAAACTAAAGCAACCGTTTAAAAGTGCAAAGAACTTTGAGCAAACAAAATTACCATCCATTGCTGTAGCTTTCCCCCAGCTTTATATAGTTGAATCGAATCGCCGTCAATTTCGCCCGTTGTTCACCATCAACGTTTCGACAATATTCGAGGGTAATTATCGTAGTAGCGGATGGAATTTAACTGAGTACGAGTTTCAGCCTGTTATTCCTAATTTGATGCAGTGGTACGGGCTAGAGGAAGAAGCGGCTGAGTCCTTAGTCACAAGGGAAGGGTTGAAAGTTTTTCTCGAAACTACTTTCAATCGTCCCTTTAAAACGCTACAAGATTTTATGGGACTGATTGAAATACCGCCGTTCCCCGTGCGGTCAAAACTTCTGCCTTATCTATTGGATTTTGACTACGCTGCTTTTAATTACAACCTCAAAAAAGATTTTCAGAAAATTAGCGACCAGAATTACTTTCAGTGGTCAAGACCAGGACATCCGGCTTACGAATATCTGTTTGGACAACCAAAAGCACCTCAACATGAAGTACTTTTTTTGGGTGCTTTTCCCAACTCACAGGCGGATGACTATCAAGCACTTGCTCTCAAACATTCTAAGGATCAACCTGTTACTGCTGTGATTGGGCCACCGGGGAATGGCAAGACCACACTGTTGTTACATAAGATAGCGCAGCAAGTGGTAGGTCGAGCAGTGGAATTAGCAACAACGGGTTCAGATAGAAGTAACCTAACTATGGTAACAAGCACTAACAAATTTGCTGTAAATAACGTTGAGAAAATCTTAGCCAGCAACCTTACGTCTGACCGTTTCTACCTATCAGGAGGCTCTAGGGATTTAGTTGAGAGCCAAGTGTTACCTAGTTTACAAGCTGCACTCGATTGGTTAGCCAAAGAAACATTTAAATTAGATGAATGGGAGTCAGCAAAGCAACAGTTGTTAGCTGGTGTTCAGCAAATAGAATCTCACCTGAAGCAAGACGAGCATGATCTTCAACAGAAAAGTGCTGATGAGGAATTATTAGAGTCGCTATGCCGAGATATACAATTGCTTGACGAGGCGATAAAGACTTCTGCATTTAAATCTTCGTCACCATTAGAATTTGACCGCGACTACAATAAGTTCCCCCTAGAAGCTTACCAGCAGATAGGACAATATATTGACAGTGCTAGGCGTTCTTTGCCGTCTGAAGATTACAGGCAGAATAAGAGTAGAAATGACTTCTGGTTTGTCAAACTTTTGCGGACGATTAAACGATTCTGGCACTCGATAACCAAAACCAGCCCACATCATATTCTCAAACGCTTGCACAAACAGATAGAGATGCCTGTGTTAGCGACACTGGCCACCCCATTTCAATTTCAAATCCCACTAACAACTGAATCTCTCATCGCCGCCCAGCAGAGTATTGACCAGCTTATTGCAGAAGCATTGAACTGGCAGCAACAACAGAATGGTATTGACAGCACACAACAGCAGCTTGAGTCAAGAAAGCAGCAACTCAAAGACCTGATTACTCGCCGTTCTCAAATCGAAAACCGACTCGCCACTTATCCCCCCAAAGATTTTTACAGTCGCTTCTACACCGAATTGCACTCGCTGCAAGTAGAGTTATTTGAGTGGTCTTGGCAATTTCAGCAACAAGAAGCTCGACGGCGAAAAGATGAGGTGATAGCTTCCATAAGAACTTACATTGCATTATTGAATGGCGAATGGGATGCTTACCGTCAGTTAAGTCATAATTGGAGAAACATTTATCGGGATATCAGCCTGTTATTTCCGGTGTTTCTTAGCACTTTGCACTCGATCCGCAATTTGTTACCCTATCCCGATAGTGGCTGTATTGATCAAGTAATTGTAGATGAAGCGGGTCAGATTCCACCGCATCAAGTTTTCCCCGTTTTAGTTAGGTGTAATCGGGCTTTGATTGTTGGCGATCCATTGCAATTGGAGCCGGTTGTTAATTTGAGCGACCAGAAGAAAGAGGAATATCGTAGCAAGTCATTTCTAGAACAGGGTTTAACGGATGTAGATTATGACCGCTACAGCCCTACTGCATCCACAGCTTATCACCGAGCGGCTGGAGCATCGGGACAACCCGGAGACATTGGTAATGGCATTATCCTTAAATATCATTACCGTTGTGTTCCAGTGATTGCTGATTTTTGCGATCGCTTGTGCAATTACGGCATGATCATCAAAACTGAACCAAAAGCTTCTCGGTTAGGTACTAACTTGATTGCTTGCGATGTGGAAGGGAAGCTGGAGAACAACGTTAATTGGGCAGAAGTTGATGCAGTAGAAGCGTTGATTGAGGAGTTGTTAGCGGCGGGTTATTGCTTAAATCCTACTGACTCTGACAACACAATTGGCGTGATTTCACCTTACCGCCGTCAAGTAGATGCGCTGACTCAACGCTTAAAATCTCGTTGGTCAGATTTTTCCCCCAAGAGCGTTGGCACAGTTCACACGTTCCAAGGTGGTCAGAAGTCGGTGATAATTTTCTCGACTCGCCAATGCCAATCAACTGATAGCCTCTGGTTTATTAATCGGCGACCTAATTTGCTCAATGTTGCTGTCAGCAGGGCGCGAGAACTGTTTATTCTAGTGGGGAATTTGGGGCGAATTTCTGAAGGGGGGTATACTAGAGAGTTAGTGGAATATATTAAGCAATTTGGCGTTTGTGATTATGACTCGCGCAGTGTAAACGGTCAGCGCTAG
- a CDS encoding metallophosphoesterase codes for MSKWLTQIGAHSIDFSYLNKSILYKIYQRGQINFDSTKLYLLLGDIHGNIKAAIILAIRLQTLFSIPLCAIFQVGDFGFWPSGIAAKNEDPYYKKDDSFDLFEMNQSLEHSQFFSVGAEKLEIMNAPFYFSRGNHEDFEQLNLISKDKLTEVFRGIYFIPDYFKGMLEGLNVLVVGGILTDLKRGKGNKAKLEFKKAQQKLKTDIRRSNAQLLIQFDSTGVDLLITHSGLSSREHRDGSKQLETYLLHSNICLHFYGHHHRFSLGNVGANTLSIGLRNLDIDAKGMLRPGSFALIAWNDQSNFEIYSDFAVIA; via the coding sequence ATGAGTAAGTGGTTGACACAAATTGGAGCGCATTCAATAGATTTTTCTTACTTAAATAAAAGTATACTTTACAAGATTTATCAGCGTGGTCAAATTAATTTTGATTCTACAAAGCTTTATTTATTGTTAGGCGATATACATGGAAATATCAAAGCTGCGATTATACTCGCTATCAGGTTGCAAACTTTATTTAGTATACCACTGTGTGCTATTTTCCAAGTGGGAGATTTTGGATTTTGGCCTAGTGGAATTGCAGCTAAAAATGAAGATCCTTATTATAAAAAAGACGATTCATTCGATTTGTTTGAAATGAATCAATCTCTAGAGCATAGCCAATTTTTTTCAGTAGGAGCAGAAAAGTTAGAAATTATGAATGCTCCATTTTATTTTAGTCGAGGTAATCATGAAGATTTTGAGCAGTTGAATTTGATATCAAAAGATAAGCTAACTGAAGTTTTTAGAGGAATCTATTTTATTCCTGACTACTTTAAGGGAATGCTTGAAGGCTTGAATGTTCTGGTTGTTGGTGGAATACTAACAGACTTAAAAAGAGGCAAGGGCAATAAAGCCAAACTTGAATTTAAAAAAGCTCAACAGAAGTTAAAGACAGATATACGGCGGTCTAATGCACAGTTACTTATTCAATTTGACTCAACTGGAGTTGACTTGCTTATTACCCATTCTGGACTGTCAAGTCGAGAACATCGTGATGGTTCAAAGCAGTTAGAAACTTATTTGTTACATAGTAATATTTGCCTGCATTTTTATGGTCATCACCATAGATTTTCACTTGGAAATGTGGGTGCAAATACTCTAAGTATCGGTCTAAGGAATTTAGATATTGATGCCAAAGGTATGCTAAGACCAGGTAGTTTTGCTCTGATCGCTTGGAACGACCAGAGCAATTTTGAGATTTATTCAGATTTTGCTGTAATAGCATGA